A genome region from Pseudoroseomonas cervicalis includes the following:
- a CDS encoding DeoR/GlpR family DNA-binding transcription regulator — MWSQERHRLIVERLRAQRQLSADLLAQELAVSRETVRRDLVELEQAGLLRRVHGGAVLVEAQPEPPLAHRLQQRRAEKEAIARAAAALPRPGQSCFIDAGSTTALLAAALRPIPELTVITNSLEVAQALRGRPGTALTRLVGGVLSAEMPGLCGEATMAELARYHVDLAFVSPVGLDPREGATNFMQAEAEIARLMLQRSRRPVLLADHAKLGRVSRLQICGCSGVHTLVTDSQGGEMAESFRQAGITEVLVAQG; from the coding sequence ATGTGGTCCCAGGAACGGCATCGCCTGATCGTCGAGCGGCTGCGCGCGCAGCGGCAGCTCTCGGCCGATCTGCTGGCGCAGGAACTCGCCGTCTCGCGCGAGACGGTGCGGCGCGACCTGGTGGAGCTGGAGCAGGCGGGGCTACTGCGCCGCGTGCATGGCGGCGCCGTGCTGGTCGAGGCGCAGCCGGAGCCGCCACTGGCGCACCGGCTGCAGCAGCGCCGCGCCGAGAAGGAGGCGATCGCCCGCGCCGCCGCGGCCCTGCCACGCCCGGGGCAGAGCTGCTTCATCGATGCCGGCAGCACCACCGCCCTGCTGGCCGCCGCGCTGCGGCCGATACCGGAGCTGACCGTGATCACCAATTCGCTGGAGGTGGCGCAGGCGCTGCGCGGCCGGCCCGGAACAGCGCTGACGCGGCTGGTGGGCGGCGTGCTGAGCGCCGAGATGCCGGGCCTCTGCGGCGAGGCCACCATGGCCGAGCTGGCGCGCTACCATGTCGACCTGGCCTTCGTCTCGCCGGTCGGGCTCGACCCGCGGGAGGGCGCGACCAATTTCATGCAGGCCGAGGCGGAGATCGCGCGGCTGATGCTGCAGCGCAGCCGCCGCCCCGTGCTGCTGGCCGACCATGCCAAGCTCGGCCGCGTCAGCCGGCTGCAGATCTGTGGCTGCAGCGGCGTCCACACCCTGGTCACCGACAGCCAGGGCGGCGAGATGGCGGAGAGCTTCCGCCAGGCCGGCATCACCGAGGTGCTGGTGGCGCAGGGCTGA
- a CDS encoding Atu4866 domain-containing protein: MAQTKLRRPLLVGLTAMAAGLAEPVAAQPGTAQPAAPHPYVGMWVTQDNRVRHELLPDNRYVEARGQREAAYRGRYEVRGDEIFYWDDTGFTADGRFIDGVLHHGGMILYRRTP; encoded by the coding sequence ATGGCCCAGACCAAGCTCCGCCGCCCCCTGCTGGTCGGCCTGACGGCAATGGCCGCCGGCCTGGCCGAACCCGTCGCCGCCCAGCCTGGAACGGCCCAACCCGCCGCGCCGCACCCCTATGTCGGCATGTGGGTGACGCAGGACAATCGCGTGCGGCACGAGCTGCTGCCCGACAACCGCTATGTCGAGGCGCGCGGCCAGCGCGAGGCCGCCTATCGCGGCCGCTACGAGGTGCGCGGCGACGAGATCTTCTACTGGGACGACACCGGCTTCACCGCCGATGGCCGCTTCATCGACGGCGTGCTGCATCATGGCGGCATGATCCTCTACCGCCGCACCCCCTGA
- a CDS encoding glycoside hydrolase family 15 protein, which translates to MPGQGGFDLPAVPDLDPARRDYRPIAEYGFIGDGHGSALIAADGSIDWACLERFDAPPIFSRLLDRRRGGFFQIRPAASCRVERRYAEATKTLETRFTTPGGAVLLRDALVHGPEAEGFDRLFRGLLGLRGEVVLLLRYQPLRGFATEFPALSAGAGPVAMAGGPWLHGAAGWQPDGQGLVATLRLASGGQQDFVLTPQAEDRPECFAALQAESEARWHGWSRQGRYTGRWEAMVRRSAMVLKALTYRPTGALVAAPTTSLPEEIGGVRNWDYRYCWLRDACLSFYALKKYGQLQEAEAFLGFIRRLPHRPGQPLPPLFDLEGRTELAEAEIAHFEGYRGSRPVRTGNEAAQQHQYDVYGQVLDLLHLHRALGGELDAALTGIGTSMADLVAASWREPDAGLWEPRLEPQRYVHAAMMNWVALDRAIRLFGDRPHWVAERDAILEAVRSQGVHREGHLTQVMGGEAVDAALLLAPMLGFPLGRAVLARTVDRVIAELGEGPLVHRYRHEDGLPGQEGSFVLCAFWLVDALLVLDRVEEARGRFDALLAMANDLGLYAEEMDADGSFLGNFPQAFSHLGLIHSALLMDLYEEGGSAALRGSYADRALRETARRRTAARGGPALSPAPPAPR; encoded by the coding sequence ATGCCGGGGCAGGGCGGCTTCGACCTGCCGGCGGTGCCGGATCTCGACCCGGCGCGCCGCGACTACCGGCCCATCGCCGAATACGGCTTCATCGGCGACGGCCATGGCAGCGCGCTGATCGCCGCCGATGGCTCGATCGACTGGGCCTGCCTGGAGCGCTTCGACGCGCCGCCGATCTTCTCCCGCCTGCTCGACCGCCGGCGCGGCGGTTTCTTCCAGATCCGCCCGGCGGCATCCTGCCGGGTGGAGCGCCGCTATGCCGAGGCCACCAAGACGCTGGAGACCCGCTTCACCACGCCCGGCGGCGCCGTGCTGCTGCGCGACGCGCTGGTGCATGGGCCGGAGGCGGAGGGGTTCGACCGGCTGTTCCGCGGCCTGCTGGGGCTGCGCGGCGAGGTCGTGCTGCTGCTGCGCTACCAGCCGCTGCGCGGCTTCGCGACCGAATTCCCGGCGCTGTCGGCCGGTGCCGGCCCGGTCGCCATGGCGGGCGGCCCCTGGCTGCACGGCGCCGCCGGGTGGCAGCCGGACGGGCAGGGGCTGGTCGCCACGCTGCGCCTGGCCTCGGGCGGCCAGCAGGATTTCGTCCTCACCCCGCAGGCGGAGGACCGGCCGGAGTGCTTCGCCGCGCTGCAGGCGGAGTCCGAGGCGCGCTGGCATGGCTGGAGCCGCCAGGGCCGCTACACCGGGCGGTGGGAGGCGATGGTGCGCCGCTCCGCCATGGTGCTGAAGGCGCTGACCTATCGGCCCACCGGCGCGCTGGTGGCGGCGCCCACCACCTCGCTGCCCGAGGAAATCGGCGGGGTGCGCAACTGGGATTATCGCTATTGCTGGCTGCGCGATGCCTGCCTGTCCTTCTACGCGCTGAAGAAATACGGGCAGCTGCAGGAGGCGGAGGCGTTTCTCGGCTTCATCCGCCGCCTGCCGCACCGGCCCGGCCAGCCGCTGCCGCCGCTCTTCGACCTCGAGGGCCGCACCGAGCTGGCCGAGGCGGAGATCGCGCATTTCGAGGGCTATCGCGGCAGCCGCCCCGTGCGCACCGGCAACGAGGCCGCCCAGCAGCACCAATACGACGTCTATGGCCAGGTGCTGGACCTGTTGCATCTGCACCGGGCGCTGGGCGGCGAGCTGGACGCGGCGCTGACCGGCATCGGCACCAGCATGGCCGATCTGGTGGCCGCCAGCTGGCGCGAGCCGGATGCCGGGCTGTGGGAGCCGCGCCTCGAGCCGCAGCGCTATGTGCATGCGGCGATGATGAACTGGGTGGCGCTGGACCGCGCCATCCGCCTGTTCGGCGACCGGCCGCACTGGGTGGCCGAGCGCGACGCCATCCTTGAGGCGGTGCGCAGCCAGGGCGTGCATCGCGAGGGCCACCTGACCCAGGTGATGGGCGGCGAGGCGGTGGATGCCGCGCTGCTGCTGGCGCCGATGCTGGGCTTCCCGCTCGGCCGCGCTGTGCTGGCCCGCACGGTGGACCGGGTGATCGCCGAGCTGGGCGAGGGCCCGCTGGTCCATCGCTACCGGCATGAGGACGGCCTGCCGGGGCAGGAGGGCAGTTTTGTGCTGTGCGCCTTCTGGCTGGTCGATGCGCTGCTGGTGCTCGACCGGGTCGAGGAGGCGCGGGGGCGGTTCGACGCGCTGCTGGCCATGGCCAACGACCTCGGCCTCTATGCCGAGGAGATGGATGCGGATGGCAGCTTCCTCGGCAATTTCCCGCAGGCCTTCAGCCATCTCGGCCTGATCCACAGCGCCCTGCTGATGGATCTGTACGAGGAAGGCGGCAGCGCGGCGCTGCGCGGCAGCTATGCCGACCGCGCCCTGCGCGAGACCGCACGGCGCCGCACCGCCGCCCGTGGCGGCCCGGCGCTCAGCCCTGCGCCACCAGCACCTCGGTGA
- a CDS encoding ABC transporter substrate-binding protein, giving the protein MTTLLTRRALASGALASGALGGLALAAARPARAAPARLRLGLAASPTTLDPHFHADSANFALHRHLFEALLQWSADGRLLPALARSWAPLPGGGWALRMDPAARFADGRPVTARDAAASLERAMTIPHSPARYTPFLAGLRRAEAVSAELLLLHTDGPAPLLPNGLTTILVVPADTPATPAGAALPGSGPYRLREYRQGEGAWLQRHPGWWQAASRGLPAWAEVALHAMPVDSARLAALLSGELDLIDNVPPRDAAALSRQASLRLARQEGTRVMYLMLGQRPELAPGRPNPLADRRVRQALSLALDRAALARQVMDGAAVPTAQIMPPDRAAAEPALRPPPPDRDAARRLLREAGYAEGFTLPLLGTTDRFTNDEQILQAVAQMWRQLGIQAEVEALPAAAFLPRFAAGRYGAALFGWLTGPGEPNSVFTALLCGRDAARGRGALNGTGYANARLDALVDTALASADSAARQALWRQATRLALAEDVAMLPLFHQASLWASRRGIAYAPRIDSLTLAMDARPEG; this is encoded by the coding sequence ATGACCACCCTGTTGACCCGCCGCGCCCTGGCGAGCGGTGCCCTGGCCAGCGGCGCCCTGGGCGGGCTGGCGCTGGCCGCCGCCCGGCCGGCGCGCGCCGCGCCCGCCCGGCTGCGCCTCGGCCTCGCCGCCAGCCCGACCACGCTCGACCCGCATTTCCACGCCGATTCCGCCAATTTCGCGCTGCACCGCCACCTGTTCGAGGCGCTGCTGCAATGGAGCGCCGATGGCCGGCTGCTGCCCGCCCTGGCGCGCAGCTGGGCGCCGCTGCCCGGCGGCGGCTGGGCGCTGCGCATGGACCCCGCCGCCCGCTTCGCCGATGGCCGGCCGGTCACCGCGCGCGACGCCGCCGCCAGCCTGGAGCGGGCGATGACCATCCCGCACAGCCCGGCCCGCTACACCCCCTTCCTGGCCGGGCTGCGCCGGGCCGAGGCGGTCTCGGCCGAGCTGCTGCTGCTGCACACCGACGGCCCGGCGCCGCTGCTGCCGAACGGGCTGACCACCATCCTGGTGGTGCCGGCGGACACCCCCGCCACCCCCGCCGGCGCGGCGCTGCCCGGCAGCGGCCCCTACCGGCTGCGCGAATACCGCCAGGGGGAGGGCGCCTGGCTGCAGCGCCACCCCGGCTGGTGGCAGGCCGCCTCGCGCGGCCTGCCGGCCTGGGCGGAGGTGGCGCTGCACGCCATGCCGGTGGACAGCGCGCGGCTGGCGGCGCTGCTCTCGGGCGAGCTGGACCTGATCGACAATGTCCCGCCGCGCGACGCCGCGGCGCTCTCCCGCCAGGCCTCGCTGCGCCTGGCGCGGCAGGAGGGCACGCGGGTGATGTATCTGATGCTGGGCCAGCGGCCCGAGCTGGCGCCCGGCCGGCCCAACCCGCTGGCCGACCGGCGGGTGCGCCAGGCGCTGTCCCTGGCATTGGACCGCGCCGCGCTGGCACGCCAGGTGATGGATGGGGCGGCGGTGCCGACGGCGCAGATCATGCCGCCCGACCGCGCCGCCGCCGAGCCGGCGCTGCGCCCGCCCCCGCCCGACCGCGACGCCGCCCGCCGCCTGCTGCGCGAGGCCGGCTATGCGGAGGGCTTCACCCTGCCGCTGCTCGGCACCACCGACCGCTTCACCAATGACGAGCAGATCCTGCAGGCCGTGGCGCAGATGTGGCGCCAGCTCGGCATCCAGGCCGAGGTCGAGGCGCTGCCCGCCGCCGCCTTCCTGCCGCGCTTCGCCGCCGGGCGCTATGGCGCGGCGCTGTTCGGCTGGCTGACCGGGCCCGGCGAGCCGAACAGCGTCTTCACCGCGCTGCTCTGCGGCCGCGACGCGGCGCGCGGCCGTGGCGCGCTGAACGGCACGGGCTATGCCAATGCGCGGCTGGACGCGCTGGTCGACACCGCGCTGGCCAGCGCCGACAGCGCCGCCCGCCAGGCGCTGTGGCGGCAGGCGACGCGGCTGGCGCTGGCCGAGGATGTCGCCATGCTGCCGCTGTTCCACCAGGCGAGCCTCTGGGCCTCGCGCCGCGGCATCGCCTATGCGCCGCGCATCGACAGCCTGACCCTGGCGATGGATGCGCGGCCGGAGGGCTGA
- a CDS encoding SDR family oxidoreductase → MAVQGSVVVVTGASAGVGRATALRLARQGWRVGLIARDAAALRALAAEIRAAGGRALPLRCDVAEAEAVFAAAAQAERELGPIEAWVNNAMVTVFAPVADLTPEEFRRVTEVTYLGTVHGSMAALRHMRPRGRGVLLQVGSALAYRGIPLQSAYCGAKHAIVGFTDSLRTELRHEGSAIAVTEVHLPAVNTPQFGWARTTLPRAPRPAGGTVTPDTAARAIAAALRRPVREVWLGGSSLVAILGNMLAPVLADRHLGRNGVRGQMDDRPLDRPAEGNLFAPVPGRHRSEGEYPGRDGALRLSGQAARLGAAGLGLAAAGLAGWLLGRAGPR, encoded by the coding sequence ATGGCGGTGCAGGGATCGGTGGTGGTGGTGACGGGCGCCTCGGCCGGGGTGGGGCGGGCGACCGCGCTGCGCCTGGCGCGGCAGGGCTGGCGGGTCGGGCTGATCGCCCGCGACGCCGCGGCGCTGCGGGCGCTGGCGGCCGAGATCCGCGCCGCCGGCGGCCGGGCCCTGCCGCTGCGCTGCGATGTGGCGGAGGCCGAGGCGGTGTTCGCCGCCGCCGCGCAGGCCGAGCGCGAACTGGGCCCGATCGAGGCCTGGGTGAACAACGCCATGGTCACCGTCTTCGCGCCGGTCGCCGACCTCACCCCGGAGGAATTCCGCCGCGTCACCGAGGTCACCTATCTCGGCACGGTGCATGGCAGCATGGCGGCGCTGCGCCATATGCGCCCGCGCGGGCGGGGCGTGCTGTTGCAGGTGGGCTCGGCCCTGGCCTATCGCGGCATCCCGCTGCAGAGCGCCTATTGCGGCGCCAAGCACGCCATTGTCGGCTTCACCGATTCCCTGCGCACCGAGCTGCGCCATGAGGGCAGCGCCATCGCGGTGACCGAGGTGCATCTGCCGGCGGTGAACACGCCGCAATTCGGCTGGGCGCGCACCACCTTGCCGCGCGCCCCGCGCCCGGCCGGCGGCACGGTCACCCCCGACACCGCGGCCCGCGCCATTGCCGCCGCCCTGCGCCGCCCCGTGCGGGAGGTCTGGCTGGGCGGCTCCAGCCTGGTCGCCATCCTCGGCAACATGCTGGCCCCCGTGCTGGCCGACCGGCATCTGGGCCGCAACGGGGTGCGGGGGCAGATGGATGACCGCCCGCTGGACCGGCCGGCGGAGGGCAATCTCTTCGCGCCGGTGCCCGGGCGGCACCGCAGCGAGGGCGAGTATCCCGGGCGCGACGGCGCGCTGCGCCTCTCCGGCCAGGCGGCGCGGCTCGGCGCGGCGGGGCTCGGCCTGGCGGCGGCCGGGCTGGCGGGCTGGCTGCTCGGCCGCGCGGGGCCGCGCTGA
- a CDS encoding alpha/beta hydrolase yields MTDAPATAEATARARAIYDLGPTVIFSCKADPRFQYCLYVPPQVGKGAKVDLLVAVHGTGRTSFLDFRDGFSEFGRWNDVAILCPIFPVGVRGDGARSGYKYMQEGEIRYDLLLLQMVEEVAEKYGQDWSRFAMFGFSGGGHFTHRFAILHPQKLWAASIGAPGSVTLLDPARDWWVGIRDIGARFGIDFNAAALAQVPVQMVVGDADLETWEITHKPGGTYWMEGANDAGRTRPERLATLAESFRQAGVSVQLDLVPGVSHDRIKVLDRVKDFLADVLARRRGQAA; encoded by the coding sequence ATGACCGACGCCCCGGCCACCGCCGAAGCCACCGCGCGCGCCCGCGCCATCTATGATCTCGGCCCCACCGTCATCTTCTCCTGCAAGGCGGATCCGCGCTTCCAGTACTGCCTCTATGTGCCGCCGCAGGTGGGCAAGGGGGCGAAGGTGGATCTGCTGGTGGCGGTGCATGGCACCGGCCGCACCTCCTTCCTCGATTTCCGCGACGGCTTCTCGGAGTTCGGGCGCTGGAACGATGTCGCCATCCTCTGCCCGATCTTCCCGGTCGGCGTGCGCGGCGATGGCGCGCGCAGCGGCTACAAATACATGCAGGAGGGCGAGATCCGCTACGATCTGCTGCTGCTGCAGATGGTCGAGGAAGTGGCGGAAAAATACGGCCAGGACTGGTCGCGCTTCGCCATGTTCGGCTTCTCCGGCGGCGGGCATTTCACGCATCGCTTCGCCATCCTGCACCCGCAGAAACTCTGGGCGGCCAGCATCGGCGCGCCGGGCTCGGTGACGCTGCTCGACCCGGCGCGCGACTGGTGGGTCGGCATCCGCGACATCGGCGCGCGCTTCGGCATCGACTTCAATGCTGCTGCATTGGCGCAGGTGCCGGTGCAGATGGTGGTGGGCGATGCCGATCTCGAGACCTGGGAGATCACCCACAAGCCCGGCGGCACCTACTGGATGGAAGGCGCCAATGATGCCGGCCGCACCAGGCCTGAGCGGCTGGCGACACTCGCAGAATCCTTCCGCCAGGCGGGGGTGTCGGTGCAGCTCGACCTGGTGCCGGGCGTGTCGCATGACCGCATCAAGGTGCTCGACCGGGTGAAGGACTTTCTGGCCGATGTGCTGGCCCGGCGCCGGGGCCAGGCGGCATGA
- the ggt gene encoding gamma-glutamyltransferase, whose product MKGMIVAPQPEAAEAGAAVLKRGGNAVDAAIAAAFVQGVVDPLMCGIGGFGSMQVYMPKRNRHEILEFYARAPLAATPDMWLDRLRGQSRDGFAFLLEGGISEQGHLAVCTPGNVRGYAEALSRYGTIGWEEAMAPAIAEARRGVMVRPHMHWFWTQDQAASGQVNTADKLRLTATGRRVFFREDGSPKRPGDILHNPDLTRTLERLAKGGPELFYQGELAEEIEADFIAQGGLLRAEDLAAYRLSVAAPIWGEYRGHRIATSPPPASGLSMLQILQMLEHFDLGALEHNGVEHVRLLAEAMKRMTLDKDRHMGDPDYVEVPVERLLSKEYAAEQAEAIRRGERAVVRRLDRSQRETTHLSVVDGEGNAVAMTHTLGSPSGAITEGLGFIYNGTMSRFDPRPGRAASIAPGKRRASSAAPTIVFRDDKPLIVIGAPGGSYIAPAVAQGIMNVIDFGMSMTEAVAAPRIVAVSDSIDVSNRVQRSVTDALQAEGYDVKRSWQSYAFAALHGILLRDGVPQGGADPQRDGMALAVR is encoded by the coding sequence ATGAAGGGCATGATCGTCGCGCCGCAGCCCGAGGCGGCGGAGGCCGGCGCCGCGGTGCTGAAGCGCGGCGGCAATGCGGTGGACGCCGCCATCGCCGCCGCCTTCGTGCAGGGCGTGGTCGACCCGCTGATGTGCGGCATTGGCGGCTTCGGCTCCATGCAGGTCTATATGCCGAAGCGCAACCGGCACGAGATCCTGGAATTCTACGCCCGCGCCCCGCTGGCGGCGACGCCCGATATGTGGCTGGACCGGCTGCGCGGCCAGTCGCGCGACGGCTTCGCCTTCCTGCTGGAGGGCGGCATCAGCGAGCAGGGGCATCTGGCCGTCTGCACGCCCGGCAATGTGCGCGGCTATGCCGAGGCGCTGTCGCGCTACGGCACCATCGGCTGGGAGGAGGCGATGGCGCCGGCCATCGCCGAGGCGCGACGCGGCGTCATGGTGCGGCCGCATATGCACTGGTTCTGGACGCAGGATCAGGCCGCCAGCGGCCAGGTCAACACCGCCGACAAGCTGCGCCTGACCGCGACCGGCCGGCGCGTTTTTTTCCGTGAGGATGGCAGCCCGAAGCGTCCCGGCGACATCCTCCACAACCCCGACCTGACCCGCACGCTGGAGCGTCTGGCGAAGGGCGGGCCGGAGCTGTTCTACCAGGGCGAGCTGGCCGAGGAGATCGAGGCCGATTTCATCGCCCAGGGCGGGCTGCTGCGCGCCGAGGATCTGGCGGCCTATCGCCTCTCCGTCGCCGCGCCCATCTGGGGCGAGTATCGCGGCCACCGCATCGCCACCAGCCCGCCGCCGGCCAGCGGCCTGTCCATGCTGCAGATCCTGCAGATGCTGGAGCATTTCGACCTCGGCGCGCTGGAGCACAATGGGGTGGAGCATGTGCGGCTGCTGGCGGAAGCCATGAAGCGCATGACGCTCGACAAGGACCGCCATATGGGCGACCCGGATTATGTCGAGGTGCCGGTCGAACGCCTGCTGTCGAAGGAGTATGCCGCCGAGCAGGCCGAGGCGATCCGCCGCGGCGAGCGCGCGGTGGTCAGGCGCCTCGACCGCTCGCAGCGGGAGACGACGCATCTCTCCGTGGTGGATGGGGAGGGCAATGCGGTCGCGATGACGCACACGCTGGGCAGCCCGTCGGGCGCCATCACCGAGGGGCTCGGCTTCATCTACAACGGCACGATGAGCCGCTTCGACCCGCGCCCGGGCCGCGCCGCCTCGATCGCGCCGGGCAAGCGCCGCGCCAGCTCCGCCGCCCCCACCATCGTTTTCAGGGACGACAAGCCGCTGATCGTGATCGGCGCGCCGGGCGGCAGCTACATCGCGCCCGCGGTGGCCCAGGGCATCATGAACGTCATCGATTTCGGCATGTCGATGACCGAGGCCGTGGCGGCGCCGCGCATCGTCGCCGTCTCCGACAGCATCGATGTCTCGAACCGCGTGCAGCGTTCCGTCACCGACGCGCTGCAGGCCGAGGGCTATGACGTCAAGCGCTCCTGGCAGAGCTACGCCTTCGCGGCGCTGCACGGCATCCTGCTGCGCGATGGCGTGCCGCAGGGCGGCGCCGACCCGCAGCGCGACGGCATGGCGCTGGCGGTGCGCTGA
- a CDS encoding lipoyl protein ligase domain-containing protein, translating to MHGEYKVQGGKLVTVDVEVEGGIIRQAQIAGDFFLEPAEALDDIRAAIEGLPADASSEAIAAAIRAKLRPDAALIGFSAEAVAMAVRRALGMSNSWRDHDWQIIETPPLAPALHLALDEVLAREVASGRRAPTLRFWEWQRPAIIIGAFQSLRNEVDLAAAAQFGIETVRRVTGGGAMLAEPGNSVTYSLYAPGALVRDLTFADSYAFLDSWVLQALISLGIDAVYKPLNDISSSKGKIGGAAQKRYSAGTVLHHVTMAYDMDAEKMVQVLRIGREKLSDKGTTSAVKRVDPLRSQTGLPREEIIRRMRETFVALHGGTAGQITPGEWAAAETLAAEKFSSEAWLRHVP from the coding sequence ATGCATGGCGAATACAAGGTTCAGGGCGGCAAGCTCGTCACCGTCGATGTCGAGGTCGAGGGCGGCATCATCCGCCAGGCGCAGATCGCCGGCGATTTCTTCCTGGAGCCGGCCGAGGCGCTGGACGACATCCGCGCCGCCATCGAGGGGCTGCCGGCAGATGCCAGTTCCGAGGCCATCGCCGCCGCCATCCGCGCGAAGCTGCGCCCCGATGCGGCGCTGATCGGCTTCAGCGCCGAGGCGGTGGCCATGGCGGTGCGCCGCGCGCTCGGCATGAGCAATTCCTGGCGCGACCATGACTGGCAGATCATCGAGACGCCGCCGCTCGCCCCCGCCCTGCATCTGGCGCTGGACGAGGTGCTGGCGCGCGAGGTGGCTTCCGGCCGCCGCGCGCCCACGCTGCGCTTCTGGGAATGGCAGCGCCCGGCCATCATCATCGGCGCCTTCCAGTCGCTGCGCAACGAGGTGGACCTGGCCGCCGCCGCGCAATTCGGCATCGAGACGGTGCGCCGCGTCACCGGCGGCGGCGCCATGCTGGCCGAGCCGGGCAACAGTGTCACCTATTCGCTCTACGCGCCGGGCGCGCTGGTGCGCGACCTGACCTTCGCCGATTCCTACGCCTTCCTCGATTCCTGGGTGCTGCAGGCGCTGATCTCGCTCGGCATCGACGCCGTCTACAAGCCGCTGAACGACATCTCCAGCAGCAAGGGCAAGATCGGCGGCGCGGCGCAGAAGCGCTATTCGGCCGGCACCGTGCTGCACCATGTGACCATGGCCTATGACATGGACGCGGAGAAGATGGTGCAGGTGCTGCGCATCGGCCGCGAGAAGCTCAGCGACAAGGGCACCACCAGCGCGGTGAAGCGCGTCGACCCGCTGCGCAGCCAGACCGGCCTGCCGCGCGAGGAGATCATCCGCCGCATGCGCGAGACCTTCGTCGCGCTGCATGGCGGCACCGCCGGCCAGATCACGCCCGGGGAATGGGCCGCGGCCGAGACCCTGGCGGCGGAGAAATTCTCGTCCGAGGCCTGGCTGCGCCACGTGCCCTGA
- a CDS encoding ABC transporter substrate-binding protein produces the protein MSRPALTRRGLGRAALALPLLAGPAWLSEALAQAGGGQGGRLRVGMAAPNTTLDPHFQSNAPNNAVASHIFDALVTNDPASRSQPGLAESWRTEGDTRWILTLRQGVRFSDGSPFTAEDAMVSLKRANDLPSTASFRTYTRSIKAMSAPDPHTLVLETDGPDPLLPNSLSRIRIISAKQAEATTAQFNDGSAAIGTGPFILREYIPGNRIRLARNPHWWGGALPWEEVILVPATDDGGRLASLLSGDLDIIEAVPSQSSARVKANPRFQLIRGISGRVVYLALDQARDVTPFITDRAGRPLERNPLKDIRVRQALNLAISRQALVERVMEGDAVAASQFLPKGGAGTSDALEVPAYDPNRARALLAEAGYPDGFRMVVHGPNDRYVNDAKIVQGIAQMFTRIGIEAQADVMPWSVYSGRSSRADFSLSLVSWGVNTGETSNPLKAILATYDRAAGMGASNTGRYSNPELDRRLQQALRTMDDSARNALLAEACEIGFRDQAILPLHHEVSVWAARQGLTYATRADQYTLAMGVGQG, from the coding sequence ATGTCCCGTCCCGCTCTCACCCGCCGCGGCCTCGGCCGCGCCGCGCTGGCCCTGCCGCTGCTCGCCGGCCCGGCCTGGCTGTCCGAGGCGCTGGCGCAGGCGGGGGGCGGCCAGGGCGGGCGGCTGCGGGTCGGCATGGCCGCGCCCAACACCACGCTGGACCCGCATTTCCAGAGCAACGCGCCGAACAACGCGGTGGCCAGCCACATCTTCGACGCGCTGGTGACCAATGACCCGGCCTCGCGCTCGCAGCCCGGCCTGGCCGAGAGCTGGCGCACCGAGGGCGATACGCGCTGGATCCTGACGCTGCGCCAGGGCGTGCGCTTCAGCGATGGCAGCCCCTTCACCGCCGAGGACGCGATGGTCTCGCTGAAGCGGGCCAACGACCTGCCCAGCACCGCCTCCTTCCGCACCTACACGCGCAGCATCAAGGCGATGTCGGCCCCCGATCCGCACACGCTGGTGCTGGAGACCGATGGCCCCGACCCGCTGCTGCCGAATTCGCTGAGCCGCATCCGCATCATCAGCGCGAAGCAGGCGGAAGCCACGACGGCGCAGTTCAACGATGGCAGCGCCGCCATCGGCACCGGCCCCTTCATCTTGCGCGAATACATCCCCGGCAACCGCATCCGCCTCGCGCGCAACCCGCATTGGTGGGGCGGCGCCCTGCCCTGGGAGGAGGTGATCCTGGTGCCGGCCACCGATGATGGCGGGCGGCTGGCCTCGCTGCTCTCGGGCGATCTCGACATCATCGAGGCGGTGCCGTCGCAGAGCAGCGCGCGGGTCAAGGCCAATCCGCGCTTCCAGCTGATCCGCGGCATCTCCGGCCGCGTCGTCTATCTGGCGCTGGACCAGGCGCGCGACGTCACCCCCTTCATCACCGACCGAGCCGGCCGCCCGCTGGAGCGCAACCCGCTGAAGGACATCCGGGTGCGGCAGGCGCTGAACCTGGCGATCAGCCGCCAGGCGCTGGTCGAGCGGGTGATGGAGGGCGATGCCGTCGCCGCCTCCCAGTTCCTGCCGAAGGGTGGCGCCGGCACCTCGGATGCGCTGGAGGTGCCCGCCTATGATCCCAACCGCGCCCGCGCCCTGCTGGCCGAGGCCGGCTATCCGGACGGGTTCCGCATGGTGGTGCACGGGCCGAATGACCGCTACGTCAACGACGCCAAGATCGTGCAGGGCATCGCGCAGATGTTCACCCGCATCGGCATCGAGGCCCAGGCCGATGTCATGCCCTGGTCGGTCTATTCCGGCCGCAGCTCCCGCGCGGATTTCAGCCTCTCCCTGGTCTCCTGGGGGGTGAACACCGGCGAGACCTCGAACCCGCTGAAGGCGATCCTCGCGACCTATGACCGCGCCGCCGGCATGGGCGCCAGCAACACCGGCCGCTACAGCAATCCGGAGCTGGACCGCCGCCTGCAGCAGGCGCTGCGCACCATGGACGACAGCGCCCGCAACGCGCTGCTGGCCGAGGCCTGCGAGATCGGCTTCCGCGACCAGGCCATCCTGCCGCTGCACCATGAGGTCTCGGTCTGGGCGGCGCGCCAGGGCCTGACCTATGCGACGCGCGCCGACCAGTACACCCTTGCCATGGGCGTGGGCCAGGGCTGA